The proteins below come from a single Heterodontus francisci isolate sHetFra1 unplaced genomic scaffold, sHetFra1.hap1 HAP1_SCAFFOLD_1406, whole genome shotgun sequence genomic window:
- the LOC137359896 gene encoding nucleoside hydrolase-like has protein sequence MQQVVNQMDSKMPKKLLLLDVDCGVDDAQAMMMALAAPNVQILGITCTHGNTKIENVCKNVLRVLKLCQRMEIPVYRGASTSLLGELLHDPAYHGEDGLGDVPDPNAPGLEYLQAEHAVNAMIRIVTEHTGQVCLVAVGPLTNVALAAKMDPTFPSKLKCLYIMGGNMEARGNVRVCSEFNFVTDPEAASIVLSHFTCPTYIATLEYSLRHRLPWDFFQKWINQNTEKAQFMKKITALTAKFTKGDQGSKELHFGHGFVSCDSYAMAAVIDESVVTEHAQYGVSVELHGSLTRGMMVLDTLDLLKLKHKAIVFLKCDMEKFKQLLVNALK, from the exons ATGCAACaagttgtgaaccagatgg ATTCTAAGATGCCAAAGAAGCTGTTACTTTTAGATGTCGACTGTGGGGTGGATGATGCCCAAGCCATGATGATGGCTCTTGCAGCTCCTAATGTGCAGATCCTGGGGATAACATGTACTCACGGAAACACAAAAATTGAAAATGTGTGCAAAAATGTGCTTCGAGTGTTAAAACTCTGCCAGAGAATGGAG ATTCCAGTCTACCGGGGTGCAAGTACCTCTCTCCTTGGAGAACTTCTGCATGACCCTGCTTACCATGGAGAGGACGGGCTGGGTGATGTTCCAGACCCTAATGCTCCAGGGTTGGAATACCTGCAAGCTGAACATGCAGTGAATGCCATGATCAGGATAGTCACTGAGCATACTGGTCAG GTCTGCCTTGTTGCTGTTGGACCCCTGACCAATGTGGCCCTAGCTGCTAAAATGGACCCCACTTTTCCTTCAAAGCTGAAGTGTTTGTATATCATGGGAGGAAACATGGAAG CAAGAGGGAATGTGAGAGTCTGCAGTGAGTTTAACTTTGTCACAGATCCAGAAGCAGCTTCCATTGTTCTCAGCCACTTTACATGTCCCACTTATATTGCCACCTTAGAATATAGTCTCCGCCATCGACTACCATGG GACTTTTTTCAGAAGTGGATAAATCAAAATACTGAAAAGGCTCAATTCATGAAGAAGATAACTGCACTTACTGCTAAGTTCACCAAAGGTGATCAAGGCAGTAAAGAGTTGCATTTTGGTCATGGGTTTGTATCCTGTGATTCATATGCAATGGCTGCTGTGATTGATGAGTCTGTTGTCACTGAACATGCACAGTATGGGGTAAGCGTGGAATTGCATGGATCATTGACCAGAGGGATGATGGTTCTGGATACCTTAGACCTACTAAAACTTAAACATAAAGCGATTGTCTTTCTGAAATGTGATATGGAGAAATTTAAGCAGCTGCTGGTTAATGCTCTGAAATAG